From the Thermostichus vulcanus str. 'Rupite' genome, the window GTGGTGAGTAAGGTACCCCCTACCGTTTGGGTGAGGCGTATCAGCTTGTCGTCTACGGTAGCCAAATCGGGATAATCGGTTTCGTGAATCACAAAGCGTTCTGGATAGGCTTGCCGCAGCGCCTGTAGGGTATCCAGACCTTTCCGTCCGCGCTCCCTTTTTTGGGCATCGGCTTTGTCGGCGATGGTTTGCAATTCCGCCAGGACAAACCTGGGCACCACCAGCGTGCCCTCCAGAAATCCGGTCTCAATCAACTGGGCCAAGCGACCATCGATGATCGAGCTGGTATCCAAAACCTTGGCACTGGCGGCCACCACATTGCCCTCCGCCCAAAGGGCTGCCTGCAGGGCATAGTTGGGGTTGAACAGCCGCAATAGCGAGGGGCCGTGGGTATCCGCCAGACTCACCCCCAAATAGGCAAAAGCCAAACTGAAAAATACCGATGCCAGCGGCTCAATAAAGTTGTTGAGCTCCTGCGGCAAAGGCAACAAATAGACGGGTGCCATGGCCAAATTGGCAATCACCAACCCAATCACCAACCCCACCGAGCGGGTAATCAACACATCCGGCGGCAGCGAGCGCACATTGGCCTCAAAGCGTCGATAACTCCAGCGCACGATGGATCCCAGTACCAGACCGGCCAAGACCCCAAAGCCGCTAGTGACAATACGGGCCCCCTCGATATTCGCTCCCTGAGTAACGGCGGGAGGGAGCAGATCCAGACCATAAAACCCGAGGCCAGCCCCGGCCAACATAAAAATCGTGATCAGTAAGGCGTCTAGCATAGCGAAGAAGGCGGCCCTGCTCAGAATGTGCTTGGGATGCTGCTAGCAATGGGCAAATCTGCTTCTTATTCTAGTCACTTGTGTTCGAGGGATCCCGTGAGGCTGGCAAACAGACCCAAGGAAGAAGCAGACTATGCTGAATAATAGCGATCCCACCCTCGCTTGAGCAGTCTGTGGAGAAATCGCTACAATCAAAATCTGAACAAGGATGAAGGCAATATGGCACAAGCATTGGAACTGAATCCCGCCAACATCGAAAAAGTGCTGGATGAGCTGCGTCCTTACCTGATGGCCGACGGGGGCAACGTGGAATTGGTGGAAATCGACGGCCCGGTGGTGAAACTGCGCCTGCAAGGGGCTTGTGGTGCCTGCCCCAGCTCCACCATGACCTTAAAAATGGGCATTGAACGGAAATTGCGGGAGAGCATTCCCGACATTTTAGAGGTGGAACAGGTGTTCTGAGGCTGCCCATTCTCTTGGCCTTCAGACCGATGTGTTCCTGGATTCTCACCTCTACCCTATGTTTATCCTCATCTCCATTGCCATTCTTGCCCTCCTGATCCTGGTGCATGAGGCGGGCCACTTTGCGGCAGCCAAGCTACAAGGGATCCATGTGAATCGTTTTTCCCTCGGTTTTGGGCCGGTTCTCTGGCGCTACCAGGGCAAGGAAACGGAGTACGCGATTCGTGCCCTGCCGCTGGGGGGTTTTGTCGGTTTTCCTGATGAAGATGAGGATTGTCCTTATCCCAAACATGATCCCGATCTGCTAAAAAATCGCCCTGTTCTGGATCGCCTGGTGGTGATGGTGGCGGGGGTGATGGCCAATTTGGTCTTCGCCTACCTGGTGTTGGTGTTGATGTTTGCCTCGATGGGGATCCCTTCGGTGGCTCGCATCCATCCCGGCATTCTCATCCCGCAGGTGATGCCCGAGAGTCCGGCGCAGGTGGCGGGCCTACAGGCGGGAGATGTGGTGCTGCGGGCTGCCGATCAAGACTACACTACCGTGGCGGATGAAACGGCGGCTCTCTCGGCCCTGAACAATTTTCAGGAGTTGATCCGCAGCAGCGAAAACCAGCCCATCCTCCTGGAAGTTCAGCGAGGGGAAGGGGATACCGTGCAACTGACGGTGATCCCCCAAGCCCGCGAGGACTCTGTAGTGATCGGGGTAAGC encodes:
- a CDS encoding PIN/TRAM domain-containing protein, which gives rise to MLDALLITIFMLAGAGLGFYGLDLLPPAVTQGANIEGARIVTSGFGVLAGLVLGSIVRWSYRRFEANVRSLPPDVLITRSVGLVIGLVIANLAMAPVYLLPLPQELNNFIEPLASVFFSLAFAYLGVSLADTHGPSLLRLFNPNYALQAALWAEGNVVAASAKVLDTSSIIDGRLAQLIETGFLEGTLVVPRFVLAELQTIADKADAQKRERGRKGLDTLQALRQAYPERFVIHETDYPDLATVDDKLIRLTQTVGGTLLTTDFNLKKVAMVQDVKVLNVNELAEALRPLYIAGDSLDIKITREGKEPGQGVGYLDDGTMVVVEEGQRSLGKTRSVVVTSAIQTSAGRMIFARLNSAGTAASSPPSVKA
- a CDS encoding NifU family protein, whose product is MAQALELNPANIEKVLDELRPYLMADGGNVELVEIDGPVVKLRLQGACGACPSSTMTLKMGIERKLRESIPDILEVEQVF
- the rseP gene encoding RIP metalloprotease RseP, translating into MFILISIAILALLILVHEAGHFAAAKLQGIHVNRFSLGFGPVLWRYQGKETEYAIRALPLGGFVGFPDEDEDCPYPKHDPDLLKNRPVLDRLVVMVAGVMANLVFAYLVLVLMFASMGIPSVARIHPGILIPQVMPESPAQVAGLQAGDVVLRAADQDYTTVADETAALSALNNFQELIRSSENQPILLEVQRGEGDTVQLTVIPQAREDSVVIGVSLSPNQETALRPAESLGEIFSEAGNAYQRVVMLNVNGLRQLLQNFQSTATQVSGPVGIVKIGADLARDDAASLFNFTALISINLAILNLLPLPALDGGHIAFLILEGIRGKRLPKHLEDRVMQTGLVLLLGLGVVLIFKDTIAIVTGSG